The Methanofervidicoccus abyssi genome includes a region encoding these proteins:
- a CDS encoding FecCD family ABC transporter permease yields MKYKRFLIVFFISVIILTVLSYISIKEGTIPIKNDQLEKYFLEGTSRNPIVDKIIGELRLPRTVGAIVVGMGIAVAGILMQGYFRNPLADPYLMGVASGASLGVVLYIFTSLLFNLGFPHSLYGFILAAYLGSLITMFVVINIARVVKQTATLLISGIMIGAIASGFTTIVVYTADFLGEERSELSEYLMWGMGSLNNLTWDQIYIMTVIIIPVVILAYVLLSKKLDANLLGEMYAQSVGADIKSLRRWLVILSSILTATVVAFTGPIAFVGIVCPIVSRMIVGTSKHLYVIPTTAILGSIFVIFADILTRPGVLIPTSSNNLPLLCPLSIIGAPIAILIYLKVKRMGI; encoded by the coding sequence TTGAAATACAAAAGATTTCTAATTGTATTTTTTATATCAGTAATTATACTCACTGTTTTATCCTATATTAGTATTAAAGAAGGTACTATTCCCATAAAGAATGATCAACTGGAAAAATATTTCTTAGAGGGAACTTCTAGAAATCCAATTGTTGATAAAATTATAGGGGAGTTGAGATTACCGAGAACAGTTGGGGCAATTGTTGTTGGAATGGGTATTGCAGTTGCAGGGATACTTATGCAGGGATATTTTAGGAATCCCTTAGCAGATCCCTATTTGATGGGTGTGGCAAGTGGAGCTTCCTTAGGTGTTGTGTTGTATATATTTACATCCCTACTTTTTAACTTAGGTTTTCCCCACTCACTATACGGCTTTATCCTTGCAGCCTATCTTGGTTCTCTGATTACTATGTTTGTAGTTATCAACATTGCAAGGGTTGTTAAACAGACTGCAACTTTACTGATAAGCGGTATTATGATAGGTGCCATAGCCTCTGGATTTACCACCATAGTAGTATATACTGCAGACTTTCTCGGTGAAGAGAGATCTGAACTCTCTGAGTATCTTATGTGGGGTATGGGATCTCTAAATAATTTAACTTGGGATCAGATATACATTATGACTGTGATAATCATCCCTGTAGTTATTTTAGCTTATGTATTGCTATCAAAAAAACTTGATGCTAACCTCCTTGGTGAGATGTACGCCCAGAGTGTAGGGGCGGATATTAAGAGTTTAAGAAGGTGGTTGGTAATACTCTCCTCCATATTAACTGCAACGGTGGTGGCCTTTACTGGACCTATAGCCTTTGTGGGGATAGTATGTCCTATAGTAAGTAGGATGATAGTGGGAACTTCAAAGCACCTCTATGTAATACCTACAACTGCTATCTTAGGTTCTATATTTGTAATATTTGCAGATATACTCACAAGGCCTGGAGTTCTAATACCTACATCCTCTAACAACCTACCTCTCTTATGTCCTCTATCCATAATAGGAGCACCTATAGCTATACTGATATACTTAAAGGTAAAACGTATGGGGATATAA
- a CDS encoding FecCD family ABC transporter permease — protein MEYYRPFIVFILLISVVILVILGMYYGGNARSITLEDTTDFILYQMKVTLNSIYHKITGEDLFYIPPLSEKKKFKYILLKEIRFPQIFGAIIVGITLSACGLMLQTLFKNLLASPYTTGISSGVLFAVTLVIFVNSIANLFKIFNIDEKIVAGWCGGILSLIILIIIALRVKDVNGVLIVALLFSYLFRGISSYLIANGKELSILEYYMFIVGSLTRVNLNNLPSLTIITLIFVISSVFLIKPLNALLFGESYARSFGLDVKKVRIAILLLTSFVVGAIVPYLGLMAFVGIAAPYMARSVIKTSDHRWLLPTTMLLGVILMLIAHIISVKYWVPIYYLYGINHPAQILPVGSILDIVGGLLVIYLVYKGEKSIKIQ, from the coding sequence ATGGAGTATTACAGACCCTTTATAGTATTTATTCTACTTATCTCCGTTGTAATACTTGTTATACTAGGTATGTATTATGGAGGGAATGCCAGATCTATTACCTTGGAAGATACTACAGATTTTATCCTATATCAAATGAAGGTTACATTAAACAGTATATACCATAAAATCACTGGAGAAGATCTGTTTTATATACCTCCTCTAAGTGAAAAGAAGAAATTTAAATATATACTATTAAAAGAAATACGTTTTCCCCAAATTTTCGGAGCCATCATCGTGGGGATAACCCTATCTGCATGTGGTTTAATGCTTCAGACACTCTTTAAAAATTTACTAGCTTCTCCCTATACCACAGGTATATCCAGTGGTGTACTATTTGCAGTTACCTTAGTAATATTTGTAAACAGTATTGCAAATCTCTTCAAAATTTTCAACATAGATGAGAAGATAGTTGCTGGTTGGTGTGGAGGTATACTATCTCTAATAATCCTTATCATAATAGCACTCAGGGTTAAAGATGTAAATGGTGTTCTAATCGTTGCCCTCCTCTTCAGTTATCTATTTAGAGGTATAAGTTCCTATCTAATAGCAAATGGGAAAGAACTCTCTATTCTGGAATACTATATGTTTATAGTTGGAAGTTTAACACGAGTCAATCTAAATAACCTTCCATCTCTTACTATAATTACTCTAATCTTTGTAATAAGTAGTGTATTTTTAATAAAACCTCTAAACGCCTTACTCTTTGGAGAATCTTATGCTAGGAGTTTTGGATTAGATGTAAAAAAGGTTAGGATAGCGATACTACTACTAACATCTTTTGTTGTTGGAGCCATAGTTCCTTACCTTGGACTTATGGCATTTGTAGGAATAGCTGCTCCTTATATGGCAAGGTCTGTAATAAAAACTTCAGATCATAGGTGGCTATTACCTACAACGATGCTCCTTGGGGTTATCTTGATGCTCATTGCTCATATAATATCTGTGAAATATTGGGTACCTATCTATTATCTCTATGGTATAAACCATCCTGCCCAGATTTTACCTGTAGGTTCTATCTTAGATATAGTAGGAGGGTTGTTGGTAATATACTTAGTATACAAGGGGGAGAAGAGTATAAAGATACAGTAG
- the asnB gene encoding asparagine synthase (glutamine-hydrolyzing): MCSISGIIIKDDEGSSIRDRLREHLINIMKILKHRGPDSSGMMLDDEVVYFRDFEDTLSSNLRKPNRLGLGHNRLAIVGNASQPIPNEDENVWVICNGEIYNYYELMEDLEDRHNFYTDTDSEIIVHCYEEMILQELDGEYAYCIYDKEENKLLLGRDTFGVKPLFYIDTEKYFAFASEKKGLWYLLKSIDNLSFEEIYNYPVVSLHPNSHMIYDLDENRYYIVRDVQKIRVNYFNRYKNGDDNREYEIYKKEVERVLWNGVIKRVRGLDKVGVVFSGGVDSTLVAKMASEYCNVILYTTGLEGSEDVEYAERVAEDLGLKLRKKIIDKEEYEEYLLKVAYAIDEIDLMKLSVGVPIYVASEMAKRDGIKVVLSGQGADELFAGYKRYQRILITKGEEEVKKVLYKDVMNIYRMNLERDDHCTMANSVELRVPFLDKSVVEVGLSLPVQYKVNERERKIILRDIAKKYIPEYIANRPKKAAQYGSGSEKMIYAVGKSYGYSKRKINIFLRDVILKKMEDIHT, from the coding sequence ATGTGCTCTATAAGTGGAATTATTATAAAAGATGATGAAGGCTCTAGTATTAGAGACAGATTAAGAGAGCATCTCATTAATATTATGAAGATTCTAAAACATAGAGGACCAGATAGTTCTGGAATGATGCTCGATGATGAAGTTGTATACTTTAGGGATTTTGAGGATACTCTAAGTTCTAATCTTAGAAAACCTAACAGGCTTGGATTGGGACATAACAGGTTAGCCATCGTAGGTAATGCAAGTCAACCTATTCCCAATGAAGATGAGAATGTATGGGTTATCTGCAACGGAGAGATATACAACTACTACGAACTTATGGAGGATTTGGAAGATAGACATAACTTCTACACTGATACTGACAGTGAGATTATAGTACATTGCTACGAGGAGATGATACTTCAAGAGTTAGATGGGGAGTATGCATACTGTATATATGACAAGGAAGAGAATAAACTGCTACTAGGGAGAGATACCTTTGGAGTAAAACCTCTCTTTTACATAGATACTGAGAAATACTTTGCCTTTGCCTCTGAGAAAAAGGGACTGTGGTATCTACTGAAAAGTATAGATAATCTATCCTTTGAGGAAATATATAACTATCCTGTAGTATCACTCCATCCAAACAGCCATATGATATACGACTTAGACGAAAACAGATACTACATAGTTAGAGATGTCCAAAAGATAAGGGTAAATTACTTCAACAGGTATAAAAATGGTGACGACAACAGGGAGTACGAGATATATAAAAAAGAGGTGGAGAGAGTCCTATGGAATGGGGTGATAAAGAGGGTAAGAGGACTGGATAAGGTAGGGGTTGTGTTTTCTGGAGGAGTAGATAGCACCCTTGTGGCAAAGATGGCGTCAGAATACTGCAATGTGATCCTCTATACTACAGGTTTAGAAGGCAGTGAAGATGTAGAGTATGCCGAAAGGGTAGCTGAAGATTTGGGACTAAAACTTAGAAAGAAAATAATAGATAAGGAAGAATACGAGGAGTATCTCCTGAAGGTGGCCTATGCAATAGATGAAATAGATCTAATGAAACTCTCAGTGGGGGTACCTATATACGTGGCATCGGAGATGGCTAAAAGGGATGGAATAAAAGTAGTACTATCTGGGCAGGGAGCAGATGAACTCTTCGCAGGGTATAAGAGGTATCAGAGGATACTTATTACAAAGGGAGAGGAAGAAGTTAAGAAGGTACTTTATAAAGATGTGATGAACATCTACAGGATGAACCTCGAAAGAGATGATCACTGTACAATGGCAAACAGTGTGGAGTTGAGAGTACCCTTCTTAGACAAGAGTGTAGTTGAAGTTGGGCTCTCCCTCCCTGTACAATACAAGGTAAACGAAAGGGAGAGAAAGATAATCCTAAGGGATATTGCCAAGAAGTACATCCCAGAGTATATTGCCAATAGGCCTAAGAAGGCGGCTCAATATGGCAGTGGCAGTGAGAAGATGATATATGCAGTAGGTAAAAGTTACGGCTACTCGAAGAGAAAAATAAATATATTCCTCAGAGATGTGATTTTAAAGAAGATGGAAGATATACATACCTAG